The following is a genomic window from Streptomyces sp. cg36.
GGGGGGCGGGTAACAGTGCCGGCGCCAGGACGGCGAGCTGCACCCGGTTGCTGGTGCCGGTCTTGCGCCGCAGGCGGCGCAGATAGGTGTCGACGGTATGGGGGCTGAGCGCCATACGGCGGGCTATCTCGCGGTCGGTGAGGCCCTGGGCGAGGTGGCCGAGGACCTCCTTCTCGCGTGCGGTCAACGGCGTCTGGAGGGGGACGGGGTCGGTCATGACCGGTCTCCGGTGGATGGATGTCGATGGTGTGCGGGCCCCGGATCACGAATCCCCACTGGTCTTGACGGTGAACGTCTCGCCCCGGAACGCCTCCAGCTTGGCCGCCGCCACCACGCGCGCACCATGGGTT
Proteins encoded in this region:
- a CDS encoding response regulator transcription factor; translated protein: MTDPVPLQTPLTAREKEVLGHLAQGLTDREIARRMALSPHTVDTYLRRLRRKTGTSNRVQLAVLAPALLPAPLHHPAR